From Rhodococcus sp. B7740:
GGTGGTCCGGTGGTGGCGCGGTATGCCGGACGTGCGGGCGACGGATTCATCTGCACCTCGGGCAAGGGCATGGAGCTCTACACCGACAAACTGCTTCCCGCGGTGGAAGAGGGCGCGGGCAAAGCCGAGCGCGACGCCGGTGAGATCGACAGGATGATCGAGATCAAGATCAGCTACGACACCGATCCCGAACTGGCGCTGGAGAATTGCCGCTTCTGGGCACCGCTGTCACTGACGCCGGAGCAGAAGCACTCGATCGACGATCCGATCGAGATGGAGAAGGCCGCCGACGAGCTGCCGATCGAACAGGTCGCCAAGCGCTGGATCGTGGCATCGGACCCGGACGAGGCAGTGGAGAAGGTCAAGCAGTACACCGACGCAGGCCTGAACCACCTGGTGTTCCACGCACCGGGCCACGATCAGAAGAGGTTCCTCGAACTGTTCGAGAAGGACCTCGCGCCGCGCCTGCGCAAGCTCGGCTGACTCCCGACGAGATCAGCGATCGGCCGTGAGTGCGAACAATCGCATGTCGCGGTCGGTCCTGGTCTCGTATTCGCCGTACACCTCGACCATCGCGTCGAACTGGCGGTAGATGCGTGCCTTCTCGTCGCCGGTGATGCGGGTGGCCGTCACCGGAATCTTCTTGCCGCCGATGGCCACGACGGCCTTCGGGTCGGCGAGCAGGTTCGACGTCCACGCCGGGTGGTGCTGCTGACCGAAATTCGATCCGACGACGTAGATCTTGTCGGCCTCCCGGTAGTACAGCAGCGGGCTGGTCCTGGGTTTGCCGGATTTGCGGCCGGTGGTGGTCAGCAACACCACCGGTGCCGCGATGGGGCCGAGGACGGTGAAGCGGCCGTCGGACTTGGTCAGCAACCACCGGTCGACGCCTGCGAGGTTCCTGATGACCCACGAACCGGGCTTCGTCGACGCGAACTTCACGGCGGGCTTGCGGATGAACGAGGTTTCGCTGCCCCAGCGCACATCCGGGAACGGTGATTCGGCCATGGTTCATGGGACAACCCGACCGCGCCCGGTGTCAACACCGCAACCACTGGGCAGGAGTGGAGCCTGCGGAACGACCCCTAC
This genomic window contains:
- a CDS encoding nitroreductase/quinone reductase family protein, whose amino-acid sequence is MAESPFPDVRWGSETSFIRKPAVKFASTKPGSWVIRNLAGVDRWLLTKSDGRFTVLGPIAAPVVLLTTTGRKSGKPRTSPLLYYREADKIYVVGSNFGQQHHPAWTSNLLADPKAVVAIGGKKIPVTATRITGDEKARIYRQFDAMVEVYGEYETRTDRDMRLFALTADR